In a genomic window of Lonchura striata isolate bLonStr1 chromosome 4, bLonStr1.mat, whole genome shotgun sequence:
- the MYOZ2 gene encoding myozenin-2, translated as MLSDSALAKERKEQASAIMDEIHRNVSPTLNLGKKVSTPRDIMVEELSTLSNRGARLFKRRQRRSDKYTYENYHYVANKPRNRGEPIQSVRMDGLSVEGIPQHAPMTPPNTPDPRSPPHPDNIAPGYSGPLKEIPPEKFNTTAVPKYYQSPWIEAIRDDPELLEALYPKLFTPEAKPELPDYRSFNRVATPFGGFERASKLVKFKVPDYNMLMLNDPRFMILANPLAARRSFNRTPKGWTSENIPVVFIQPAESNTVPETEDL; from the exons ATGTTATCAGATTCTGCCCTGGCCAAAGAGAGGAAAGAGCAAGCATCAGCCATTATGGATGAAATACACAGAAATG TCTCACCCACCCTGAACCTTGGAAAAAAGGTCAGCACGCCCAGAGATATCATGGTGGAGGAATTGTCAACACTCAGCAACAGAGGGGCCAGGCTCTTCAAGCGACGCCAGCGGAGATCTGACAAATACACATATGAAAATTATCATTATGTGGCAAACAAGCCAAGAAAT CGTGGAGAGCCCATCCAGAGTGTCAGAATGGACGGCCTCAGCGTGGAAGGAATCCCCCAGCATGCCCCAATGACACCTCCCAACACACCTGACCCCCGCAGCCCTCCACACCCTGACAACATTGCCCCAG GATATTCTGGACCACtgaaagaaattcctcctgaaaaGTTCAACACTACTGCTGTGCCAAAGTATTACCAGTCTCCCTGGATAGAAGCCATTAGGGATGATCCAGAACTGCTGGAAGCTTTATATCCTAAACTTTTCACACCTGAAGCAAAGCCGGAACTGCCTGACTACAGGAGCTTTAACAG GGTTGCCACTCCCTTTGGTGGTTTTGAGAGAGCATCAAAGCTGGTTAAATTCAAGGTACCCGATTATAATATGCTGATGCTAAATGATCCCAGATTCATGATCCTTGCAAACCCTCTTGCTGCCAGAAGATCCTTCAACAGGACTCCCAAAGGATGGACATCCGAGAATATTCCTGTAGTGTTCATTCAGCCTGCGGAATCCAACACTGTTCCAGAAACAGAGGACCTGTGA